Proteins encoded in a region of the Magallana gigas chromosome 8, xbMagGiga1.1, whole genome shotgun sequence genome:
- the LOC136270814 gene encoding uncharacterized protein: protein MATGRKPVNKHVVFNCTICLQQIVKPRCLPCSHTFCEECLQHFISREAIGKEESSFEFKCPICRRVSRCPEQGVPVEEWAKHFPANLLLNSLTTSVEEQSQDKLCAMCVRDNKHVKAEYLCNDCRELICAACKGIHKINVILQKHKISAINMKDLDDDLQFPDVDEPCHIHQGKFVEVFCLDHDTLCCSICFATKHRHCERVEAIDEIVKRIEKSNVDRNIQVLSKIAQVTKEIVENKERTIRESNARKETILSNVSYEIENLKTKLDECQQQFEKNFLKLHEENEERQKECVLDLKHFLLTIRNGESLLSAVQGKGSTKQTFITAMKIITDLEEQFQQHKANYLEDEEVQYEHDHTIILKQVCEQDKIEDVTMVRRPSGIIWNLSMHLSSFGILENIEQRQFTAFYQSVTNPAKLKAKKESEFQISGSAHQGVFVDNETLVLAFSSPASLKVFNSNYTEMSFDSPIELNGKISLYASPTKTMLYVGCMSSVYKLKIVKKNVSAIGATCKTEFNVKEFFDIFCVDEEQNRIVVATRAKITIITLLPICNVQTVVVPSPETVALPLLCLTQDRLACVSGQTVICFSLSGQKLFQFQIPKVQSIRCITFDPLKNVYCGYRSYQGCKKYCDNLGWGECNNCFKPQCDHKDLNGVFQIQSDGINGRSFITEYPDAQCLIFDEYSEQFVVSNGNKCTVYRLCI, encoded by the coding sequence ATGGCGACCGGAAGAAAACCAGTCAACAAACACGTTGTTTTCAACTGTACAATCTGTTTGCAGCAGATAGTTAAACCCAGATGTCTACCCTGTTCACATACTTTCTGTGAAGAATGTCTGCAGCATTTCATATCCAGGGAAGCAATTGGGAAAGAAGAGTCGAGTTTTGAGTTTAAATGTCCGATATGTCGCCGTGTATCTAGGTGTCCCGAGCAGGGAGTTCCCGTAGAGGAATGGGCGAAACATTTTCCAGCCAATCTATTACTTAATTCTCTGACCACATCTGTGGAGGAGCAATCTCAGGATAAATTGTGTGCAATGTGTGTACGTGATAACAAACACGTAAAAGCAGAGTATTTGTGTAACGATTGCCGCGAGTTGATATGTGCGGCTTGTAAAGGTATTCACAAAATTAATGTCATTCTACAAAAGCACAAAATATCAGCAATTAATATGAAAGATCTAGATGACGACCTGCAGTTTCCAGACGTGGACGAACCTTGCCATATACATCAAGGTAAATTCGTGGAGGTATTTTGTCTGGATCATGACACGTTATGCTGCAGCATCTGCTTTGCTACCAAGCATAGACATTGTGAGCGTGTAGAAGCAATTGATGAAATCGTTAAAAGAATAGAGAAGTCAAACGTTGACAGGAACATTCAGGTTCTATCTAAAATAGCCCAGGTAACTAAAGAAATAGTAGAAAACAAGGAACGCACGATTAGAGAATCTAATGCGAGAAAGGAAACAATCCTATCAAACGTTTCTTATGAAATTGAGAACCTAAAAACCAAGCTTGATGAATGTCAACAACAGTTTGagaaaaatttcttaaaattacacgaagaaaatgaagaaagaCAGAAGGAATGCGTCCTGGATTTAAAACACTTCTTGCTGACCATCAGAAATGGAGAGTCACTTTTATCTGCAGTTCAAGGGAAGGGTTCCACAAAGCAGACCTTTATAACGGCCATGAAAATAATTACTGATTTAGAAGAACAGTTCCAACAACACAAAGCCAACTACTTAGAAGATGAAGAGGTTCAGTACGAACATGACCACACAATCATACTCAAACAAGTGTGTGAGCAAGACAAAATAGAAGATGTCACCATGGTGAGAAGACCATCAGGGATCATCTGGAATCTATCAATGCATTTGTCATCTTTTGGAATCCTTGAGAATATAGAACAGAGACAATTCACGGCATTTTATCAAAGCGTCACTAATCCTGCAAAACTGAAGGCGAAGAAAGAGTCCGAGTTTCAGATTTCGGGATCAGCACATCAAGGGGTTTTTGTTGATAACGAAACACTTGTATTAGCCTTCTCATCTCCAGCTTCTCTGAAAGTATTTAATTCCAATTACACTGAGATGTCATTTGATTCTCCAATTGAACTGAATGGGAAAATAAGCCTTTATGCAAGCCCTACCAAAACTATGTTGTATGTTGGGTGTATGTCGTCAGTTTATAAACTGAAGATTGTAAAGAAAAACGTGAGTGCTATTGGAGCCACGTGTAAGACTGAATTCAATGTGaaagaattttttgacattttttgcgTGGATGAAGAGCAAAATAGGATTGTGGTTGCAACACGGGCTAAAATTACAATTATCACACTTTTGCCTATTTGTAATGTTCAAACAGTAGTAGTTCCGAGTCCTGAAACAGTTGCTTTACCACTACTTTGTTTAACTCAAGACCGATTAGCTTGCGTGAGTGGACAAACGGTAATTTGTTTTTCACTGTCTGGTCAGAAATTGTTCCAATTTCAAATTCCTAAGGTCCAAAGCATCAGATGTATTACCTTTGATCCTTTAAAAAACGTGTATTGTGGGTATAGAAGCTATCAGGGATGCAAAAAGTACTGCGACAATTTAGGTTGGGGTGAATGTAACAATTGTTTCAAGCCTCAGTGTGATCACAAGGACTTAAATGGAGTGTTTCAGATTCAGAGTGATGGCATTAACGGGCGATCTTTTATTACAGAGTACCCGGATGCCCAGTGTTTAATCTTTGATGAGTATTCCGAACAATTTGTGGTCTCTAATGGAAATAAATGTACTGTCTACAGGCTCTGTATTTGA